Proteins found in one Bordetella genomosp. 9 genomic segment:
- a CDS encoding MFS transporter: protein MSIEQQQGPAAVGSAGPAPQGGEPPGQEPQPPSNSGRGVAWLVAGAFFMEMLDATVITTALPEMAQSFGVRPADMSIGMSAYLLALAVFIPVSGWVADRYGPRRVFGGALALFTVASILCGLSQSLPQFTAARILQGLGGAMMVPVGRLAVLRVTPKQDLVKAIAIITWPGLAAPVIGPLVGGIVTTTLSWHWIFFLNVPLGLIALAANARLVRGSAGGRRPFDLPGFILTGVGCSMLMYAVDLCGKLDVEAGLVAGLMVLAVASLALAVRHLRRAPHPLVDLTPMRYRTFAVTMYGGSLFRIAIGSAPFLLPLMFQVGFGLSPVQAGSLMLALFAGNLAMKPATTWVMRRFGFRHVLVGNGLLVAIGFGLCATLTAGTPAWWTSALLFFCGMSRSMQYTALNTLGFADIPKPAMTGATTLFSACQQLNAGLGIAFGAVALRAAEWLTGHGQAAPQPLQFRVALLLSALLAAVAVLDSARLPANAGADISGHRKPARRGAA from the coding sequence GTGAGCATCGAGCAGCAGCAGGGACCGGCCGCCGTGGGCAGCGCCGGGCCGGCGCCCCAGGGTGGGGAACCGCCGGGACAGGAGCCCCAGCCGCCGTCCAACAGCGGCCGCGGCGTGGCCTGGCTGGTCGCCGGCGCGTTCTTCATGGAAATGCTGGACGCCACCGTCATCACCACCGCCTTGCCCGAAATGGCCCAGAGTTTCGGCGTCCGGCCGGCGGACATGTCCATCGGCATGAGCGCCTACCTGCTGGCGCTGGCCGTGTTCATTCCCGTCAGCGGCTGGGTCGCCGACCGCTACGGCCCGCGCCGGGTCTTCGGCGGCGCGCTCGCCCTGTTCACCGTGGCGTCCATCCTGTGCGGATTGTCGCAATCGCTGCCGCAATTCACCGCCGCCCGCATCCTGCAGGGCCTGGGCGGGGCGATGATGGTGCCGGTGGGCCGTCTCGCGGTCCTGCGCGTGACGCCCAAGCAGGATCTGGTCAAGGCCATCGCCATCATCACCTGGCCCGGCCTGGCCGCGCCGGTGATCGGTCCGCTGGTGGGCGGCATCGTCACCACCACCCTGAGCTGGCACTGGATCTTTTTCCTCAACGTTCCCCTGGGCCTGATCGCGCTGGCGGCCAACGCGCGGCTGGTGCGCGGCAGCGCCGGCGGCAGGCGGCCCTTCGATCTGCCCGGTTTCATCCTGACCGGCGTGGGCTGCAGCATGCTGATGTACGCCGTCGACCTGTGCGGCAAGCTGGACGTGGAAGCCGGCCTGGTGGCGGGGCTGATGGTGCTGGCCGTGGCCTCGCTGGCCCTGGCGGTGCGGCATCTGCGCCGCGCGCCGCATCCGCTGGTCGACCTGACGCCCATGCGCTACCGGACGTTCGCGGTCACCATGTACGGCGGCTCCCTGTTCCGTATCGCGATCGGCAGCGCGCCCTTCCTGTTGCCGCTGATGTTCCAGGTGGGGTTCGGCCTGTCGCCCGTGCAGGCGGGCTCGCTGATGCTGGCGCTGTTCGCCGGCAACCTGGCGATGAAGCCCGCCACCACCTGGGTGATGCGCAGGTTCGGTTTCCGTCACGTATTGGTGGGCAACGGGCTGCTCGTCGCCATCGGTTTCGGGCTCTGCGCCACGCTGACGGCGGGTACGCCGGCCTGGTGGACGTCCGCGCTGCTGTTCTTCTGCGGCATGAGCCGCTCGATGCAATACACGGCGCTGAATACGCTGGGTTTCGCCGATATTCCCAAGCCGGCCATGACCGGCGCGACCACGCTGTTCAGCGCCTGCCAGCAGCTGAATGCCGGCTTGGGCATCGCCTTCGGCGCGGTGGCCCTGCGCGCGGCGGAGTGGCTGACCGGCCATGGCCAGGCCGCGCCCCAGCCCCTGCAATTCCGCGTCGCCCTGCTGCTGTCGGCCTTGCTGGCGGCGGTGGCGGTGCTGGACAGCGCGCGGCTGCCCGCCAATGCCGGGGCGGACATCAGCGGGCACCGTAAACCCGCGCGGCGCGGCGCCGCGTGA
- a CDS encoding NADPH-dependent FMN reductase — MMEYRIAVLVGSLRKASFNLQLAHALAKLLPAHFKPTYANLDLPLYNQDLDLSMPAGAVALKDLVRQSQGVLFVTPEHNRSIPAALKNAIDWGSRPPGQNVWTGKPGGIVGISPSNAGTAMAQQHLRNILAAEGSMSLTLPEVFLQMKDGFFDADGAIANADTRAFLQGWVDRYVAWVEKLAA; from the coding sequence ATCATGGAATACCGGATCGCCGTCCTCGTGGGTAGCCTGCGCAAGGCTTCCTTCAACCTGCAACTGGCGCACGCCTTGGCGAAACTATTGCCCGCCCATTTCAAACCGACCTACGCCAACCTGGATCTGCCGCTCTACAACCAGGACCTGGACCTGTCCATGCCGGCGGGCGCGGTGGCGCTCAAGGACCTGGTGCGGCAGTCGCAGGGCGTGCTGTTCGTGACGCCGGAGCACAACCGGTCCATCCCGGCCGCGCTCAAGAACGCCATCGACTGGGGTAGCCGCCCGCCGGGGCAGAATGTCTGGACGGGCAAGCCCGGCGGCATCGTCGGCATCTCGCCCAGCAACGCGGGCACGGCGATGGCGCAGCAGCACCTGCGCAATATCCTGGCGGCGGAAGGGTCGATGTCGCTGACCCTTCCGGAGGTCTTCCTGCAGATGAAGGACGGATTCTTCGATGCCGACGGCGCCATCGCGAATGCCGACACCCGCGCTTTTCTGCAAGGCTGGGTGGACCGCTATGTGGCCTGGGTGGAAAAGCTGGCCGCCTGA
- a CDS encoding SRPBCC family protein — MASTTSKNVSQLLAFLSAKPELGPANLNDTERLMSGVGGGALVLAGLRRGGLVGILAALAGGALVSRGLSGRCAVKARLAKTPHERAIAAERGWNTAAASSQRIVVQRPIAEVYAFCREFRNLPQFMEHVRTVEVMDDRRSHWTIEAPLGRALEWDTVITEDVPGSRIAWESTPESPVRHTGSLTFSDVVGLGTEVQAVIAYEPPAGELGRIVAKLWGDTPGAQARDDLLRLKRFLEAGQDHVTASEDGD; from the coding sequence ATGGCATCAACAACGTCCAAGAACGTGTCGCAATTGCTGGCGTTCCTGTCCGCCAAACCGGAACTGGGACCGGCCAACCTGAACGATACCGAGCGCTTGATGTCCGGCGTCGGCGGGGGGGCGCTGGTGCTGGCCGGCCTGCGCCGGGGCGGCCTGGTCGGGATACTGGCCGCATTGGCGGGCGGCGCGCTGGTGAGCCGCGGGCTGTCCGGCCGCTGCGCCGTCAAGGCGCGGCTGGCCAAGACGCCGCACGAACGCGCCATCGCCGCCGAGCGCGGCTGGAACACCGCGGCGGCGTCGTCCCAGCGCATCGTCGTACAGCGCCCGATCGCCGAGGTCTACGCCTTCTGCCGGGAATTCCGCAATCTTCCCCAGTTCATGGAACACGTCCGCACCGTGGAGGTGATGGACGACCGGCGCAGCCACTGGACCATCGAGGCCCCCCTGGGACGCGCGCTGGAGTGGGATACCGTCATCACGGAAGACGTGCCCGGCAGCCGTATCGCCTGGGAATCGACGCCGGAATCGCCGGTGCGGCATACGGGCTCGCTGACCTTCAGCGACGTGGTCGGCCTGGGCACGGAAGTCCAGGCGGTGATCGCCTACGAACCGCCGGCCGGCGAACTCGGCCGCATCGTCGCCAAGCTCTGGGGCGACACCCCCGGGGCGCAGGCCCGCGACGACCTGCTGCGGCTCAAGCGTTTCCTGGAAGCCGGCCAGGATCACGTCACCGCCAGCGAGGACGGCGACTGA
- a CDS encoding dodecin: protein MANHVYKQIELVGSSTTSSDDAVSRAIERASSTLRNIEWFEVTSVRGHIEQGKVAHWQVGLKIGMRIEEAD from the coding sequence ATGGCCAATCATGTTTACAAGCAGATCGAGCTGGTCGGCTCCTCGACCACGTCCAGCGACGACGCGGTTTCGCGCGCGATCGAACGCGCCTCGTCCACCTTGCGCAACATCGAGTGGTTCGAAGTGACCAGCGTGCGCGGGCACATCGAGCAGGGCAAGGTGGCCCACTGGCAGGTGGGCCTGAAGATCGGCATGCGAATCGAAGAAGCGGATTGA
- a CDS encoding antibiotic biosynthesis monooxygenase, producing MSAPAPALATPAPVTMLVTRQIAPERYSDFLAWQRQGEILAAGFPGFLGSGVLQPPEGGDQYQIVLRFHDEASLARWENSLPRRMWLERGSSLVRESRVHRATGMDAWFGPQKSAPPRWKQAFCIWVVYCPSLLLFNIAFQDQLTSLSLFWRVLVTTSTMSPILSFVLIPFISRVLHRWLHPRPRRAAA from the coding sequence ATGTCCGCCCCCGCCCCCGCGCTTGCCACGCCGGCCCCCGTCACCATGTTGGTCACCCGTCAGATCGCGCCCGAACGCTACAGCGATTTCCTGGCTTGGCAGCGCCAGGGCGAGATCCTGGCGGCGGGTTTCCCTGGTTTCCTGGGCTCGGGGGTATTGCAACCGCCGGAAGGCGGCGATCAATACCAGATCGTGCTGCGCTTCCACGACGAGGCCAGCCTGGCGCGCTGGGAAAACTCCCTGCCGCGCAGGATGTGGCTGGAGCGGGGCAGCAGCCTGGTGCGTGAAAGCCGCGTCCATCGCGCCACCGGCATGGACGCCTGGTTCGGCCCGCAGAAAAGCGCCCCGCCGCGCTGGAAGCAGGCTTTCTGTATCTGGGTGGTGTATTGCCCGTCGCTGCTGTTGTTCAACATCGCGTTCCAGGATCAACTGACCTCCCTGTCGCTGTTCTGGCGCGTGCTGGTGACGACGTCCACGATGAGCCCCATCCTGTCCTTCGTGCTGATTCCTTTCATCAGCCGGGTCCTGCACCGGTGGCTGCACCCGCGGCCCAGGCGCGCCGCGGCCTGA
- a CDS encoding ATP-grasp domain-containing protein: MTDTVSPIAAERPPLIGKARLITLAFRQGDLDGLRQQLLARAQQDPDDANAALDLSMTLLLLGQRDTALALQRHAVQTRPLYHMPAARPGGVRLLALVSCGDFLANTPLEFLVADSDVSLDILYVGDGVPAPAALPPHDALIVAIGESAANRPLLQALAEPVGQWHTPVVNRPEHVLKTSRDGLAEALRDAPGIVVPEIARVGRPALAAIAEGAAAPASVLPGIDYPILVRPIDSHAGQGLAKIDRAADLAEYLAGSDAAEFYVSRFVEYRSTDGRYRKYRVVLIDGVPYLGHLGISPRWMVHYLNADMAENASNRAEEAEQMRDFDGGFGGRHAQAFAEIHRRVGLDYLVMDCAETPDGRLLVFEGDTCGVIHAMDPEDLYPYKPPYMRKIFAAFQDMLRRKAFP; encoded by the coding sequence ATGACCGACACCGTATCCCCCATCGCCGCCGAACGCCCGCCGCTGATCGGCAAGGCCCGGCTCATTACCCTGGCCTTCCGGCAGGGCGACCTGGACGGGCTGCGCCAGCAGTTGCTGGCCCGCGCCCAGCAGGACCCCGACGATGCCAATGCCGCGCTGGACCTGTCCATGACGCTGCTGCTGCTGGGCCAGCGCGACACCGCGCTGGCGCTGCAACGCCATGCGGTGCAGACCCGGCCGCTGTACCACATGCCGGCGGCAAGGCCGGGCGGCGTGCGCCTGCTGGCGCTGGTGTCCTGCGGCGACTTCCTGGCCAATACGCCGCTCGAGTTCCTGGTCGCGGATTCGGACGTGTCGCTGGATATCCTGTACGTGGGCGACGGCGTGCCCGCCCCCGCCGCGCTGCCGCCGCACGATGCGCTGATCGTGGCCATCGGCGAATCGGCGGCCAACCGGCCGCTGCTGCAGGCACTGGCCGAGCCGGTGGGACAGTGGCATACCCCCGTGGTGAATCGCCCCGAGCACGTCCTGAAGACATCGCGCGACGGCCTGGCGGAAGCCCTGCGGGACGCGCCCGGCATCGTGGTGCCGGAGATCGCGCGCGTCGGACGCCCGGCGCTGGCCGCCATCGCCGAGGGCGCCGCCGCACCGGCGAGCGTGCTGCCCGGCATCGATTACCCCATACTCGTACGGCCGATCGACTCGCATGCGGGACAGGGCCTGGCGAAGATAGACCGCGCCGCCGACCTGGCCGAGTACCTGGCCGGCAGCGACGCCGCCGAATTCTACGTCTCGCGCTTCGTCGAGTACCGCAGCACCGACGGCCGCTACCGCAAGTATCGGGTGGTGCTGATCGACGGCGTACCCTACCTGGGCCATCTCGGCATCTCGCCGCGCTGGATGGTGCATTACCTGAATGCCGACATGGCGGAAAACGCCAGCAACCGGGCCGAGGAAGCCGAGCAGATGCGCGACTTCGACGGCGGCTTCGGCGGCCGCCATGCGCAGGCCTTCGCGGAAATCCATCGCCGCGTCGGGCTGGACTACCTGGTGATGGACTGCGCCGAAACGCCGGATGGCCGCCTGCTGGTTTTCGAGGGCGATACCTGCGGCGTCATCCACGCGATGGACCCGGAAGACCTCTATCCCTACAAGCCGCCCTATATGCGGAAGATCTTCGCGGCGTTCCAGGACATGCTGCGCCGCAAGGCCTTCCCATGA
- a CDS encoding mechanosensitive ion channel family protein — protein MQLNLDGFAAMVPTMVDLGLNLLWGVVILGLGWWIAGVLGRWVRRLAQGSDRIDRTIVPMFSTTVIWAVRIFTLIAVLAQLGVQTASIIAVLGAAGLAVGLALQGTLQNIAAGIMLLILRPIRAGEYIALSSGSDGTVEEVGLFLTRLVQGDGIHVTLPNSTIWNATITNYSRNATRRFDMAVGVRYGDDLDLAMATLRDLVNAHPLALQTPAPDVRVFEYRDNVVIVNVRVWAESARYWEFRWDLLHKTRLALDAAGLRPPVPVRELIQANREEDAAPTRQA, from the coding sequence ATGCAGCTCAATCTCGACGGCTTTGCCGCGATGGTCCCCACCATGGTCGATCTTGGCCTGAACCTGCTGTGGGGCGTGGTGATACTGGGGCTGGGTTGGTGGATCGCCGGCGTGCTGGGACGCTGGGTGCGCCGCCTGGCGCAAGGTTCGGACCGCATCGATCGCACCATCGTGCCGATGTTCAGCACGACCGTGATCTGGGCCGTCCGGATCTTCACGCTGATCGCCGTGCTGGCCCAGCTGGGCGTGCAAACCGCCAGCATCATCGCGGTGCTCGGCGCGGCCGGCCTGGCCGTGGGCCTGGCGTTGCAGGGAACGCTGCAGAACATCGCCGCCGGCATCATGCTGCTGATATTGCGGCCCATACGCGCGGGCGAATACATCGCCTTGAGCTCCGGCAGCGACGGTACCGTCGAGGAAGTCGGCCTGTTCCTGACACGCCTGGTGCAGGGCGACGGCATCCACGTGACGCTGCCCAACAGCACGATCTGGAACGCCACCATCACCAACTACAGCCGCAACGCCACCCGCCGCTTCGACATGGCCGTGGGCGTGCGTTATGGCGACGACCTGGACCTGGCGATGGCGACGCTGCGCGACCTGGTCAATGCGCACCCGCTGGCGCTGCAGACGCCCGCGCCGGACGTGCGCGTGTTCGAATACCGCGACAACGTGGTGATCGTCAACGTGCGGGTATGGGCGGAATCGGCGCGCTACTGGGAATTCCGCTGGGACCTGCTGCACAAGACCCGCCTGGCGCTGGATGCCGCCGGCCTGCGTCCGCCGGTGCCGGTGCGCGAACTGATCCAGGCGAACCGCGAAGAGGACGCCGCCCCCACCAGGCAGGCTTGA
- a CDS encoding pyridoxal phosphate-dependent decarboxylase family protein, with the protein MTLPPTAPPSGGSLDPTDWAELRAQGHRMLDDMFDYLAGLRERPVWQPAPADVRAGFGTPLPRQPTSLAAAHDRFMRDILPYAVGNAHPGFMGWVHGGGTAVGMLAETLAAGLNANLGGRNQIPVEVERQITRWMRELFGFPDAASGLFVTGTSMANLVGVLVARAAALGQTVRRAGVAGQTGQPAVRLVAYTSACAHTCIAQAMDITGLGADALRRIPVDRDFRMDPAALRAAIAADRRAGFQPFLIAGTAGTVDVGAIDPLDVLADIAADEGMWFHVDGAFGALAMLAPTLAPLLAGIERADSIAFDFHKWGQVPYDAGFILVRDGATHRAAFEASAAYLSRETRGLAADSPWPCDYGPDLSRGFRALKTWFTLTVYGADQLGAAIARSCDVARHLARRVADEPRLELLAPVALNIVCFRYPADGPHASDRLNTAIAQAVQESGIAAPSTTRINGTLAIRAAIVNHRTTSADVDRLCDAVLRIGAELGALAPEVQSIP; encoded by the coding sequence ATGACCCTTCCCCCCACCGCGCCGCCGTCCGGCGGTTCGCTGGATCCTACCGACTGGGCGGAGCTGCGCGCGCAAGGCCACAGGATGCTCGACGACATGTTCGACTACCTGGCCGGCCTGCGCGAGCGCCCCGTCTGGCAGCCCGCGCCGGCCGACGTCCGCGCCGGCTTCGGCACACCCTTGCCGCGCCAGCCGACCAGCCTGGCGGCCGCGCATGACCGTTTCATGCGCGACATCCTGCCCTATGCCGTGGGCAACGCGCACCCCGGCTTCATGGGCTGGGTGCACGGCGGCGGCACCGCCGTGGGCATGCTGGCCGAAACGCTGGCCGCCGGCCTGAACGCCAACCTGGGCGGCCGCAACCAGATTCCGGTCGAAGTGGAACGGCAGATCACCCGCTGGATGCGCGAACTGTTCGGTTTCCCGGACGCCGCCAGCGGCCTGTTCGTGACGGGCACGTCCATGGCCAACCTGGTCGGCGTCCTGGTGGCGCGCGCCGCCGCCCTGGGACAGACGGTCAGGCGCGCGGGCGTGGCCGGACAGACGGGACAGCCAGCGGTGCGGCTGGTGGCATACACGTCCGCCTGCGCGCACACCTGCATCGCCCAGGCGATGGACATCACGGGCCTGGGCGCCGACGCCCTGCGGCGGATTCCCGTCGACCGCGATTTCCGCATGGATCCGGCCGCCTTGCGCGCCGCGATCGCCGCCGACCGCCGGGCGGGCTTCCAGCCTTTCCTGATCGCGGGGACGGCCGGCACGGTCGACGTCGGGGCCATCGATCCGCTGGACGTCCTGGCCGACATCGCCGCCGATGAAGGCATGTGGTTCCATGTGGATGGCGCCTTTGGGGCCCTGGCCATGCTCGCGCCCACGCTGGCGCCTTTGCTGGCCGGCATCGAACGCGCCGATTCCATCGCCTTCGACTTCCACAAGTGGGGGCAGGTGCCCTACGACGCCGGCTTCATCCTGGTGCGCGATGGCGCGACGCATCGCGCGGCGTTCGAAGCCAGCGCGGCCTACCTGAGCCGGGAGACGCGCGGACTGGCCGCGGATTCGCCATGGCCTTGCGACTATGGCCCGGACCTGTCGCGCGGGTTTCGCGCGTTGAAGACCTGGTTCACGCTGACGGTCTACGGGGCGGATCAACTCGGCGCGGCCATCGCCCGCAGCTGCGACGTCGCTCGCCATCTGGCGCGCCGGGTCGCGGACGAGCCCCGGCTGGAGCTGCTGGCGCCCGTGGCCTTGAACATCGTCTGCTTCCGCTACCCCGCGGACGGGCCGCACGCCAGCGATCGCCTGAACACGGCGATCGCGCAGGCCGTACAGGAATCCGGCATCGCCGCGCCATCCACCACGCGCATCAACGGCACGCTGGCCATCCGCGCCGCCATCGTCAACCACCGCACCACGTCCGCCGACGTCGACCGGCTCTGCGACGCGGTGCTGCGCATCGGCGCCGAGCTGGGCGCGCTTGCACCGGAAGTCCAATCGATACCATGA
- a CDS encoding M14 family metallopeptidase, whose protein sequence is MTSMGIIKEFLSGRDGGARRAGGIAVGSMSSGMAVELPYVAVRGAQPGKTLWLHGQVHGDEINGMVAALRFAARLDPQAMRGNVVVTPTGNPHALDLRRKRNPYDDLDLDQCYPGNARGLISERLAYALMNEMRGTADLVINLHTMNPLFDAKPYAVYKLNPDSGIGERELLRAIALFEPSVACRMDVGGKGELPGNIAGALDYQCQTAGIPAFMLELGGGSRYEAANVALAERGFERLAAQMGILDRQAAAPASVRRVTRRGWITFDHGGLFVPEAQAGDEVRKDALLGTAMDIYGTVREHIRVPADGIIIGLRRDPVVHTGERAAFVGYEWDSYAL, encoded by the coding sequence ATGACATCCATGGGCATCATCAAGGAATTTCTCTCGGGCCGCGATGGCGGCGCCCGCCGCGCGGGCGGCATCGCGGTCGGCTCGATGTCGTCGGGCATGGCGGTCGAACTGCCTTATGTCGCCGTGCGCGGCGCGCAACCCGGCAAGACGCTGTGGCTGCATGGGCAGGTGCATGGCGATGAAATCAACGGCATGGTGGCGGCGCTGCGCTTCGCCGCGCGGCTGGATCCGCAGGCCATGCGCGGCAACGTGGTCGTGACGCCGACGGGTAATCCGCACGCGCTGGATCTCCGGCGCAAACGCAATCCCTATGACGACCTGGACCTCGACCAGTGCTACCCGGGCAATGCGCGCGGTCTCATTTCCGAGCGGCTGGCCTATGCGTTGATGAACGAGATGCGCGGTACGGCCGACCTGGTCATCAACCTGCATACGATGAACCCGCTGTTCGATGCGAAGCCGTATGCGGTGTACAAGCTGAATCCCGATAGCGGGATCGGCGAGCGCGAGCTGCTGCGCGCCATCGCCTTGTTCGAGCCCAGCGTCGCCTGCCGTATGGATGTGGGTGGGAAGGGCGAGCTACCGGGCAATATCGCCGGCGCGCTGGACTATCAATGCCAGACGGCCGGCATTCCCGCGTTCATGCTCGAACTGGGCGGCGGCAGCCGTTATGAGGCCGCCAATGTGGCGCTGGCGGAACGCGGCTTCGAACGCCTGGCCGCGCAGATGGGCATACTGGACAGGCAGGCGGCCGCGCCGGCGTCGGTGCGCCGCGTGACGCGCCGCGGCTGGATCACCTTCGATCACGGTGGACTGTTCGTGCCGGAGGCGCAGGCCGGCGACGAAGTGCGCAAGGACGCCCTGTTGGGCACGGCGATGGATATATACGGCACGGTGCGCGAGCACATCCGCGTGCCCGCGGACGGCATCATCATCGGCCTGCGGCGCGATCCCGTCGTGCATACCGGGGAGCGCGCCGCATTCGTCGGCTACGAATGGGACAGCTACGCGCTGTGA
- a CDS encoding IclR family transcriptional regulator produces the protein MEDFTPTAAGPRTLRRGLQVLAALRDHGTDGLCVTDLARYTGIQRPTIYRLMAALMEAGLAQQVTGSKRYRARLAQEAGAPDSDPRLRQTLPALRRLAERTGDAVFLVVRDGDESISLHREIGGYPVQILATYAGKRQPLGVGSGGMALLSALPDEEARSIVERNAAQLDEYGGMTPHEMLRLVENTRARGYAVVGNHAVRGALGVGCALLDTHGMPVLAISVTAIIDRMPAQRQREIAGWIQAELSRLRNQN, from the coding sequence ATGGAAGACTTTACGCCCACCGCCGCCGGCCCGCGGACGCTACGCCGAGGCCTGCAGGTCCTGGCGGCCCTGCGCGATCACGGCACGGACGGCCTGTGCGTGACGGACCTGGCCCGTTATACCGGCATCCAGCGCCCCACCATCTATCGCCTGATGGCCGCGCTGATGGAAGCCGGCCTGGCGCAGCAGGTGACGGGCAGCAAGCGCTATCGGGCGCGGCTGGCGCAGGAGGCCGGCGCGCCGGATTCCGATCCGCGGCTGCGGCAGACCCTGCCCGCGCTCCGGCGCCTGGCCGAACGCACCGGCGACGCGGTGTTCCTGGTCGTGCGCGACGGCGATGAATCGATCAGCCTGCATCGCGAGATCGGCGGCTATCCGGTGCAGATCCTGGCCACTTACGCCGGCAAGCGCCAGCCGTTGGGCGTGGGCTCCGGCGGCATGGCCCTGCTGTCGGCGCTGCCCGACGAGGAAGCGCGCAGCATCGTCGAACGCAATGCCGCGCAACTGGACGAATACGGCGGCATGACGCCGCATGAAATGCTGCGCCTGGTGGAGAACACACGCGCCCGCGGCTATGCCGTGGTCGGCAACCACGCCGTGCGCGGCGCGCTGGGGGTGGGATGCGCGCTGCTCGATACGCATGGCATGCCGGTGCTGGCGATCAGCGTCACGGCCATCATCGACCGCATGCCCGCGCAGCGGCAGCGCGAAATCGCCGGGTGGATACAGGCCGAGCTGTCGCGCCTGCGGAACCAGAACTGA
- a CDS encoding DUF6496 domain-containing protein: protein MPERKTLARAERDKKQGKSASTQAGEFVREQIDHVREGKHGVRSAKQAVAIGLSEARRSGVKVPTKSTASKTTKKKAKQDEAKASRGATKSAKRSAATTRALKRESTAGASKRALSGQARTAASKRTSTDRSAAARKAAQTKGAAGRSAAARKAARTRAANRQAQAR, encoded by the coding sequence ATGCCCGAACGCAAAACCCTGGCTCGCGCGGAGCGCGACAAGAAGCAAGGCAAGTCGGCGTCCACCCAGGCCGGCGAATTCGTGCGCGAACAGATCGATCATGTACGCGAAGGCAAGCACGGCGTGCGCTCGGCCAAGCAGGCCGTGGCGATCGGCTTGTCCGAAGCGCGCCGGTCCGGCGTCAAGGTGCCGACCAAATCCACCGCGTCCAAGACCACCAAGAAAAAAGCCAAGCAGGATGAAGCCAAGGCCAGCCGCGGCGCGACCAAGTCCGCCAAGCGGTCGGCGGCCACCACGCGCGCGCTGAAGCGCGAAAGCACCGCGGGCGCGTCCAAGCGCGCGCTGTCGGGACAGGCCAGGACGGCGGCGAGCAAGCGCACGTCGACCGACAGGTCGGCGGCCGCGCGCAAGGCCGCCCAGACGAAGGGCGCGGCAGGCCGTTCCGCCGCGGCGCGCAAGGCCGCCCGCACCCGCGCGGCGAACCGCCAGGCCCAGGCGCGCTAG